From Opisthocomus hoazin isolate bOpiHoa1 chromosome 10, bOpiHoa1.hap1, whole genome shotgun sequence, a single genomic window includes:
- the MRPL46 gene encoding large ribosomal subunit protein mL46: MAAPRQRAAGWGRWVCTAAAPRPWRLFGAMCLLRLPRITQPLEKEEEEMAALMGQIELEKSHYSDHEIRKQEEEERLRRRKESTYDDDEAPGKTVIMAQDLEDKWEQKLLRFEAAPRITDADKNNDRTSLNRRLDSNLMLLVKQKIGNQELWLLPQVEWQPGETMRSTAERAMATFLGDHIQAKILGNAPYGIYKYKFPRAIRTEDNVGAKVFFFKAFLQSSDLSQAELKEDYLWVTKDELGDYLKSEYLKKVSQFLLDL; this comes from the exons ATGGCGGCGCCCAGGCAGCGAGCGGCGGGTTGGGGCCGGTGGGTTTGTACCGCTGCCGCGCCTCGGCCGTGGAGGCTTTTCGGGGCGATGTGCTTGCTGAGGCTGCCCCGCATCACGCAGCCCCtcgagaaagaggaggaagagatggcGGCCCTCATGGGGCAG ATAGAGCTGGAGAAAAGCCACTATTCAGATCATGAAATCcgcaagcaggaggaggaggagcggctgaggaggaggaaggaaagcacGTACGATGATGACGAAGCGCCCGGCAAAACGGTCATCATGGCTCAGGACCTGGAAGACAAGTGGGAACAGAAGTTACTGCGATTTGAAGCCGCCCCGCGGATAACAG ATGCTGATAAAAACAATGATCGAACATCATTGAACAGGAGGCTGGACAGTAACCTGATGCTTCTGGTGAAACAGAAAATCGGTAACCAGGAGCTGTGGCTCCTGCCTCAAGTGGAATGGCAGCCTGGAGAGACAATGCGAAGCACAGCTGAGCGAGCCATGGCTACGTTTTTGG GAGATCACATTCAAGCCAAAATCCTGGGGAATGCACCATATGGGATTTACAAGTATAAATTCCCCAGGGCCATCAGGACTGAGGATAACGTGGGAGCCAAAGTATTCTTCTTCAAAGCCTTCCTCCAAAGCAGTGATTTGTCccaggcagagctgaaggaagactACCTGTGGGTCACAAAGGATGAGCTGGGAGATTACTTGAAGTCGGAATACCTGAAAAAAGTCAGTCAGTTCCTTCTGGACTTGTAA
- the MRPS11 gene encoding small ribosomal subunit protein uS11m: protein MAVAWQRLLGAAWGGCGAALGRGLRAGPRRPQELKEAENQSATDLSPLILQRNSMRWDGKIYEEIPIAHIKATYNNTHIQVVSFDNTPFAHTSCGTEGFQNAKKGTAIAAQTAAMAAAVKARGKGVLHVRVMVKGLGPGRKAAIKGLTMGGLEVISITDNTPVPHNGCRPRKARRM, encoded by the exons ATGGCGGTCGCTTGGCAACGGCTGCTCGGTGCGGCCTGGGG GGGCTGTGGTGCCGCCCTGGGCCGTGGCttgcgcgccggcccccggaggCCGCAGGAGCTGAAGGAGGCGGAGAACCAGAGCGCGACCGACCTGAG CCCTTTAATCCTGCAAAGAAACTCCATGAGATGGGATGGAAAGATCTATGAAGAGATCCCCATAGCTCACATCAAAGCTACGTACAACAA CACCCACATCCAAGTGGTCAGCTTTGACAACACGCCGTTTGCCCACACGTCCTGTGGCACAGAAGGCTTCCAGAATGCCAAGAAGGGAACGGCCATCGCGGCACAGaccgcagccatggcagcagcagtg AAAGCACGTGGGAAGGGTGTGTTGCATGTACGAGTCATGGTGAAAGGACTGGGACCAGGGCGCAAA GCTGCCATCAAGGGTTTGACTATGGGAGGTCTGGAAGTGATCTCCATCACCGACAACACCCCGGTTCCACACAACGGCTGCCGCCCACGGAAAGCCAGGCGAATGTGa